DNA from Desulfitobacterium chlororespirans DSM 11544:
TTGCCGAAGCGGCCGGAAAATATGAAGCCAACCCTACTGCCTGCAGCAGGCGCAGCAGGACAACCTGCCAAACTTCTCCGGCATAACAGAGCATAACCGAGGCAAGCAAAAAAGAAGCACTGCCCAGAAGCATGACAAAGCGCCTGCCCCGCACATCGGCCAAGGGTCCGAAAAAGAAACGCAGGATTACAGCCGCAGCCAGAAAGAGGGTTGACTGCAATCCCATGATCATGTCCGAGCCGCCCATCCTGGCCAGCAGTACCGGCGTTACCACCATAAAGATATTGTTGTAGGTATAGATAAAAAAAGCGGAAATCAGAAGAATTATGAAATCCCGGCACTCCCTGGCCGGTTGTTCGGAACACATGCCGCTCACTTCCTTCTTGCCAATGACTATACATACTCCTTTAAGCGGGGCAAATCAGTAATTGTTAATCTTCCCCTGCCCTTATGAATCAGATTCTGCTTTTGAAATACGGATAAAGCATTAAAGACGCTGTTGCGGCAAGCACCGACCATCGTCGCCAGTTCCTCGTTATTAAAAGGAATCTCAATATAGCCCTGCTCATTCTGAGGAAATTCTTCCGCCAGTAGAACGAGAAGGGCAGCCAGTCGTTCCGCCGTATTGTATAAGGATATATTGACGATTTCCTCTGCCTCCACCGCCATATGGTGAAAAATGTAACTTGTGAAAGCAGCAAAATATTCAGGGTTGTTCATAACAAAGGTGTAGAGCAGGGAGAACTCACAGGCGTAAAGTGAAGTCGGTAAAATGGCTGTGGCCGTAGTAATCGTCCTTTTTTCTTTAGCTAAATTCTGAAATCCTAAAAGAGAGCTGTTCGTATAGTAAAACAAGGCTTTTTCCCGGCCCTCTTTCGTAACCACGTGAAGTTTAATGATGCCATTGATAATAAAATAACTGTAAAGGTGCGGCTCTTTGTCATGCCAAAGGATTTCACCCTTTGGCAAATGCCTTACCGTGCAGGGTATAAGTTCATTTTTAAATATTGCTTGGATGCTGAGCGATAAATCGTTTCCTTTTAAAAACTGTTTCATAATTTTCGCCATGAAAACGACTCCTTTCCAGGTATACTCGCTGCTTCTTCCTTCTTTCCATCTGTTATTGTCCCATTCAGACATTACAACTTAATCCCATTATACTACAGTTCTTCCCCATAAACGGCCATCAGTTTAGGCCGGCCTTGCTGAGGCTGTGACCGCAGGCAGAAGCAGAAAGGCCGTCCCTCCTGCTCCCGCCCTCACCTCATTTATAGATGAATTCCCTGCATAAAGAAGATCAGGCGCGAGAAGATTTCACCAAGGATGACACATCCCAGAAAGAATCTGACAGCATTTTTACTGCCGATCTTGCCCTTCAGAGCCAGATATGCGATAAC
Protein-coding regions in this window:
- a CDS encoding Crp/Fnr family transcriptional regulator — its product is MAKIMKQFLKGNDLSLSIQAIFKNELIPCTVRHLPKGEILWHDKEPHLYSYFIINGIIKLHVVTKEGREKALFYYTNSSLLGFQNLAKEKRTITTATAILPTSLYACEFSLLYTFVMNNPEYFAAFTSYIFHHMAVEAEEIVNISLYNTAERLAALLVLLAEEFPQNEQGYIEIPFNNEELATMVGACRNSVFNALSVFQKQNLIHKGRGRLTITDLPRLKEYV